The Bacillus sp. Marseille-Q1617 genome has a segment encoding these proteins:
- a CDS encoding glycine betaine ABC transporter substrate-binding protein, which translates to MLKKLLILKLVAVLTLALSSCSSIGVGGKQVAVGGKNFTEQYLLSEMTAFLLKEEGFKVKQMNNLGSTVVRKALENEQVDLMWEYTGTALITYMGKDPISDPEKTFQKVKEIDAKKGIHWMNMSDVNNTYALAMTKEKSQELGIKSISDLASYINENPGTITVASDAEFANRPDGLPGVEKKYGFSFGAENIKQMDIGLTQRALDKNQVDVSVAFETDATIRDYGLITLKDDKRFFPPYRAAVSINEKTYEKYPEIKEITARLANNLNSDIMRELNYKVDIEGNSVSVVAHDWLVENGLLED; encoded by the coding sequence ATGTTAAAGAAACTACTAATTCTAAAGCTGGTTGCTGTGCTAACCCTTGCCCTTTCATCATGTTCAAGTATCGGTGTCGGAGGAAAGCAGGTTGCTGTGGGCGGAAAGAACTTTACAGAACAATACCTCCTTTCAGAAATGACGGCTTTTCTATTGAAAGAAGAAGGCTTTAAAGTCAAACAGATGAACAACCTGGGAAGCACAGTGGTCAGAAAAGCCCTTGAAAATGAGCAGGTTGATCTGATGTGGGAGTATACGGGGACAGCTCTCATAACCTACATGGGTAAAGACCCGATTTCTGATCCAGAGAAGACCTTTCAAAAGGTAAAGGAGATTGATGCCAAGAAGGGAATTCACTGGATGAACATGTCTGATGTCAATAACACATATGCTCTTGCCATGACGAAGGAAAAGTCGCAGGAATTGGGAATAAAGTCGATAAGTGATCTGGCATCCTATATCAATGAAAATCCAGGCACGATCACGGTTGCTTCGGATGCAGAATTTGCTAACCGTCCAGATGGGCTTCCCGGTGTAGAAAAAAAATACGGATTCAGCTTCGGTGCAGAGAATATCAAACAAATGGACATCGGACTGACTCAGCGAGCACTGGATAAAAACCAGGTGGATGTATCAGTAGCCTTTGAAACGGATGCTACTATTAGAGATTATGGACTTATTACGTTAAAGGATGATAAACGATTTTTCCCCCCATATCGTGCTGCCGTCAGCATCAACGAAAAAACATATGAAAAATATCCGGAAATAAAAGAAATCACGGCCCGTTTGGCAAATAACCTCAACAGTGATATCATGCGTGAACTGAACTATAAGGTAGACATTGAAGGAAACAGTGTGTCAGTGGTCGCTCATGATTGGCTTGTTGAAAACGGATTATTAGAAGACTAA
- a CDS encoding diacylglycerol kinase family protein, whose amino-acid sequence MKNAMLIVNPSSGKEEALNYVEEIEGILNKQGYEVNVSQTEKELDATRFCQSACKDEYDLVVSLGGDGTLHETINGLIDEHHRPKLGIIPMGTVNDFARALNIPLNPEKAIDVLRHHQTRMVDIGTFNDDYFVNIVAVGALAEATYDVTPEEKTKLGPLAYVVEGMKTLASNPSYPLTIEHDGEKWEGDSLLFLAALTNSIGGFENLAPDAEVDDGVLHCYIINDINVLKLPAILTSILAGKLKKNKDVTYFKARELRISSFEELNTNVDGEEGRKLPIELGIMPNHIDVMVPLKE is encoded by the coding sequence ATGAAAAATGCGATGCTGATCGTTAATCCTTCTTCTGGTAAGGAAGAAGCACTCAATTATGTAGAAGAAATAGAGGGGATTTTGAATAAGCAAGGATATGAGGTGAATGTCAGTCAGACAGAAAAAGAACTGGATGCTACAAGATTTTGTCAATCTGCATGCAAAGATGAATATGATCTTGTTGTATCACTTGGCGGGGATGGTACACTTCATGAGACGATTAATGGACTGATCGATGAACATCATCGTCCGAAGCTGGGGATTATACCGATGGGAACGGTGAATGACTTTGCAAGAGCCTTGAATATTCCATTGAACCCTGAGAAAGCGATCGACGTTCTTCGTCATCATCAGACTAGAATGGTGGATATCGGCACTTTCAACGACGATTATTTTGTCAATATCGTAGCAGTAGGGGCATTGGCAGAAGCTACATACGATGTCACCCCTGAAGAGAAGACGAAGCTGGGGCCGCTTGCTTACGTGGTTGAAGGAATGAAAACACTCGCTTCGAATCCTTCCTATCCATTGACGATTGAGCATGATGGTGAGAAGTGGGAAGGAGATTCTTTATTATTCCTGGCAGCCTTGACCAATTCCATTGGGGGCTTTGAGAACCTGGCCCCCGATGCAGAAGTGGACGATGGTGTTCTCCACTGCTATATCATTAACGATATTAATGTATTGAAACTTCCTGCAATATTAACATCCATCCTCGCGGGTAAGCTTAAGAAGAATAAAGATGTAACTTACTTTAAGGCAAGAGAGCTCAGAATATCTTCCTTTGAAGAGCTTAATACAAATGTAGATGGTGAAGAAGGCAGGAAGCTTCCGATTGAACTGGGAATCATGCCGAACCACATTGACGTGATGGTTCCTCTTAAAGAATGA
- a CDS encoding ABC transporter permease, producing MDKWMKFLEVNAPRILELTIEHAILVGLAIIVALLIGIPLGIYLTTNDYLAETVLQIASVMLTIPSIALFGVMIPIFSLINQGIGFVPAFVALVLYSQLPIIRNTYTAIKNVSPEMRDAAKGLGMKTHQRLLRVEIPNAFPLIMAGIRTAVVLNIGIGVIAAYIGAGGLGVLITQGISRGDNYLIISGSVAVAILAIIADGVLMWIQKRYTPKSISN from the coding sequence ATGGATAAATGGATGAAATTCCTTGAGGTGAATGCCCCTCGAATTCTGGAATTAACGATTGAACATGCAATACTAGTTGGATTAGCGATAATTGTGGCACTGCTGATCGGTATTCCTCTTGGAATTTATTTAACGACGAATGATTACCTTGCCGAGACGGTTTTGCAAATAGCGTCAGTCATGCTGACAATCCCGAGTATTGCGTTATTCGGAGTCATGATACCAATCTTCTCGCTGATCAATCAGGGGATCGGCTTTGTTCCTGCCTTTGTAGCACTTGTTCTCTATTCTCAGCTCCCCATCATCCGGAATACATATACAGCGATTAAAAATGTCAGCCCAGAAATGAGAGATGCTGCCAAGGGACTTGGGATGAAGACACATCAGCGTTTACTGCGAGTGGAAATCCCTAATGCATTTCCTCTCATCATGGCTGGCATAAGAACAGCAGTCGTGCTGAATATAGGGATTGGGGTCATTGCAGCCTATATCGGGGCTGGAGGTCTCGGTGTCCTTATCACACAAGGAATTTCGAGAGGCGACAATTATTTGATCATCAGCGGCTCGGTTGCAGTTGCCATTCTGGCAATCATAGCGGACGGAGTCCTCATGTGGATCCAAAAACGCTATACACCAAAAAGTATATCCAATTAA
- a CDS encoding VOC family protein has protein sequence MFKVGSVFIPVTDLKKSKKWYEDLLGVKLIDEWEGGAGFYFPNCQTQLGLVEVEKPQPSEFTIKGNMKNSYFNFLVSDIDNAYSHFNRNGIKTSEIEEFGGMKFFDFFDPDGNPFSVVDEVEGSPFHRDEVKKLQEKY, from the coding sequence ATGTTCAAGGTTGGAAGTGTATTTATTCCTGTAACAGACTTAAAAAAATCAAAGAAATGGTATGAAGATCTTTTAGGTGTAAAACTAATCGATGAATGGGAAGGCGGTGCTGGCTTTTACTTTCCAAACTGTCAGACACAGCTTGGATTGGTAGAGGTGGAAAAGCCGCAGCCATCGGAATTCACAATCAAGGGAAACATGAAAAATTCATATTTTAACTTTCTTGTATCTGATATCGACAATGCTTATTCACATTTTAACAGAAACGGTATAAAAACATCTGAAATTGAAGAGTTTGGTGGAATGAAATTCTTTGATTTCTTCGATCCTGACGGGAATCCATTTAGCGTAGTTGACGAGGTGGAGGGCTCTCCTTTTCACAGGGATGAAGTTAAAAAATTGCAGGAGAAGTATTAA
- a CDS encoding RNA polymerase sigma factor, translating to MVFDNMEKTMSKLYRYSLMLTGSKWTAEDLVQETLIKVYTIKKTDPQREFTNSFLYTVAKNLFIDEQRKKKAVATFREELHQYEIDYTGCESIVEELLLKLPIRQAILITLKDVFGYHSQEIAAMLRVTDESVKTALSRSRSRLKKLSKDIPQILHQPTDKELILELTRAIKQGNPASLFALSRLLESRHYSLSRISGTRYVHVIDPDGNILEIIC from the coding sequence GTGGTTTTCGATAACATGGAAAAGACAATGTCAAAGCTATACCGTTATAGTTTAATGTTGACTGGATCCAAATGGACGGCTGAAGATTTAGTCCAAGAAACTCTGATAAAGGTGTATACGATTAAAAAGACTGACCCACAAAGAGAGTTCACTAATAGTTTTCTTTACACTGTTGCTAAAAACCTCTTTATAGACGAACAAAGAAAGAAAAAAGCCGTCGCTACTTTCAGGGAAGAACTCCATCAATATGAAATAGATTATACCGGATGCGAGAGTATAGTCGAAGAACTTCTCTTGAAATTGCCAATTCGCCAGGCGATTCTAATCACGTTGAAAGATGTCTTCGGATATCATTCACAAGAAATCGCAGCCATGCTGAGGGTCACTGATGAATCGGTTAAAACGGCTCTATCACGATCAAGATCCCGATTAAAGAAATTAAGTAAGGATATTCCGCAAATTCTCCATCAACCGACTGATAAAGAACTTATTCTCGAATTAACCAGAGCGATCAAACAGGGTAATCCAGCATCTCTATTTGCACTCTCTCGTCTTCTCGAATCACGTCATTATTCGTTATCCAGAATATCTGGCACCAGGTACGTGCATGTAATTGACCCAGATGGGAATATACTGGAAATAATCTGCTGA
- a CDS encoding GNAT family N-acetyltransferase, which translates to MIDNEKFNFTFSYSLADKIVSGEIWVDDVDQPAQAIFKLSNGIHHFAGKRVSHEGVLEWFKEHIEEASPCVLFADAEWEEFIDKEQLHKTKIQRVGYKFDKGRYNKLKAYTIPEGLRLKRIESSLISKSKQYPEKFYKLYWENKENFLSKGVGFGLLNKEDEIIGEVVSSYFAGRYGDPDIFISEDHRGNGYGTLLARAFIDECLERGVCPKWECDMTNIESQQLAERLGFIKIGSHPLYVMN; encoded by the coding sequence TTGATCGATAATGAAAAGTTTAATTTTACTTTTTCCTATTCTCTTGCCGACAAGATTGTCTCCGGGGAAATATGGGTGGATGATGTTGATCAACCAGCACAGGCCATATTCAAGTTATCAAATGGAATTCATCACTTTGCAGGAAAAAGAGTTTCGCACGAGGGGGTCTTGGAGTGGTTTAAAGAGCATATAGAAGAAGCATCTCCTTGCGTATTGTTCGCAGATGCTGAGTGGGAAGAATTTATTGACAAGGAACAGCTTCATAAAACGAAAATTCAGCGGGTGGGATACAAGTTTGATAAAGGTCGCTACAATAAGCTTAAAGCTTACACCATTCCTGAAGGTTTACGATTAAAGAGAATCGAATCAAGTCTAATCTCGAAAAGTAAGCAGTATCCAGAAAAGTTTTATAAGTTGTATTGGGAAAATAAAGAGAACTTTTTATCCAAGGGAGTCGGATTTGGTCTATTAAACAAAGAAGATGAAATCATAGGAGAAGTCGTTTCATCATATTTTGCAGGTAGATATGGTGATCCAGATATATTCATTTCTGAGGATCATCGAGGAAATGGATATGGCACCCTGCTTGCTCGTGCCTTTATAGACGAATGTCTAGAGCGGGGAGTATGCCCTAAATGGGAGTGCGATATGACTAACATTGAATCTCAACAGCTTGCTGAAAGATTAGGATTTATCAAAATCGGCAGCCACCCTTTGTATGTCATGAATTAA
- a CDS encoding DUF4309 domain-containing protein: protein MKKFHMAVGFVIISAFILMTGYELGANDKYDFYSNVESTDLSGEMVNSISLSSKKEDVLKRFGLPEKTHQISKPKTTFLVYKDIQFGLKNNEVFRYFFSDNHSTSERITAGDPSEKVIETYGSNYYERTDTGAEIIGYFDKQHHINIEFSFYENKVIGTIIEKIN from the coding sequence TTGAAAAAGTTCCATATGGCGGTAGGCTTTGTTATAATAAGTGCTTTTATCCTAATGACGGGTTATGAACTTGGTGCAAATGATAAATACGACTTCTACTCTAACGTAGAAAGTACCGATCTTTCAGGAGAAATGGTGAATTCAATTTCACTGTCTTCAAAGAAAGAAGATGTTTTAAAACGTTTCGGCCTCCCTGAAAAAACCCATCAAATTTCGAAACCGAAGACTACCTTTCTAGTCTACAAAGATATACAATTCGGATTGAAGAACAATGAAGTTTTTCGTTATTTCTTTTCAGATAACCATAGTACATCCGAACGAATCACAGCAGGAGATCCCAGTGAAAAGGTCATTGAAACATACGGTTCTAATTATTATGAAAGAACCGACACAGGGGCAGAAATCATCGGATACTTTGACAAACAACACCACATCAATATAGAATTCAGCTTCTATGAAAACAAAGTGATTGGAACAATCATCGAAAAAATAAACTGA
- a CDS encoding kinase, which translates to MKEENNGLKNFLQRNSDKLSVIGIDGLSRSGKTTYVNELGKMLEENHTDYMCLHMDDYIEKRNKRYNTGFEEWKEYYYLQWDVEYLRKNMFAKLKNFSRLTLQYYDNESDVHVSKTMKLPSSGVILIEGVFLQRKEWKGFFDYLIYLDCERETRFRRESEYTQTQTEKFKKRYWKAEDYYMKSVQPAANADYVIKT; encoded by the coding sequence TTGAAGGAAGAGAATAACGGTTTAAAAAACTTTTTACAGAGAAACAGTGATAAGCTTAGCGTGATTGGCATTGATGGGTTAAGCAGGTCAGGTAAAACAACTTATGTTAATGAGTTGGGGAAGATGCTTGAAGAAAATCATACCGATTATATGTGTTTACATATGGACGATTACATAGAAAAGCGCAATAAACGATATAATACGGGATTTGAAGAATGGAAAGAGTACTATTACTTACAGTGGGATGTAGAATATCTTCGAAAAAACATGTTTGCTAAACTTAAAAATTTTTCCCGTTTGACGCTTCAATATTATGATAATGAATCGGATGTTCATGTTTCCAAAACAATGAAATTGCCTTCTAGCGGTGTAATATTAATTGAAGGGGTATTTCTTCAACGAAAAGAGTGGAAAGGATTTTTTGATTACCTCATCTATTTAGACTGTGAAAGAGAAACCCGTTTTAGAAGGGAGAGTGAATATACTCAGACACAAACGGAAAAATTCAAAAAACGTTACTGGAAAGCTGAGGATTACTATATGAAATCCGTACAGCCTGCGGCAAATGCCGATTATGTAATCAAAACATAG
- a CDS encoding ABC transporter ATP-binding protein yields MITFDQTTKTYEGGVTAVNKVDFTVEKGHIVVLLGPSGCGKTTLLRMVNRLESITEGKIIIDGQDSMDLNEIELRRKVGYVIQSNGLFPNMTIEENVMIVPDLLGWGKKQKRERFNSLMDMIGLSPDKYRKRYPHELSGGQQQRIGVIRALAADPPVMLMDEPFGALDPIIREKIQDEFLQIQREVKKTILFVSHDIDEAIKMADKIVLLRGGEIMQYDSPSEMLVRPENDFVYEFFGKDRAIKSLSLHTIEDLKEIIGLVEIDESIQDTKTISVHHDLRNTLSMLLNQEAEQVIVLDHSGNELGAITIDRVQKYLHYEIKGKPSPAVKG; encoded by the coding sequence ATGATTACATTCGATCAGACGACGAAAACATACGAAGGCGGAGTGACAGCAGTCAACAAGGTTGATTTCACCGTGGAAAAAGGTCATATCGTTGTTCTTCTTGGTCCTTCCGGATGTGGTAAAACAACACTGCTCCGCATGGTGAACAGGCTGGAGTCGATTACAGAAGGGAAAATCATCATTGACGGACAGGATTCAATGGACTTGAATGAGATTGAATTAAGAAGAAAGGTAGGTTACGTCATACAGAGCAACGGTCTATTTCCCAATATGACGATTGAAGAGAATGTTATGATCGTGCCTGATTTATTAGGGTGGGGAAAAAAGCAGAAGAGGGAACGCTTTAATTCATTGATGGATATGATCGGGTTAAGTCCCGACAAGTACAGAAAACGGTATCCACATGAATTATCTGGCGGACAGCAGCAGCGAATCGGTGTCATTCGTGCACTTGCAGCCGATCCTCCAGTCATGCTGATGGATGAACCATTTGGTGCGCTCGATCCGATTATCCGTGAAAAAATACAAGACGAGTTTCTTCAGATTCAAAGAGAAGTGAAGAAAACGATTCTGTTTGTGAGTCACGATATCGATGAAGCGATCAAGATGGCCGATAAAATCGTATTACTGCGAGGAGGGGAAATCATGCAGTATGATTCACCATCAGAAATGCTGGTTCGGCCGGAAAATGATTTTGTATATGAATTCTTTGGGAAAGACCGTGCTATTAAAAGCTTGAGTCTTCATACCATTGAGGATCTGAAAGAAATCATCGGTCTTGTTGAAATTGATGAATCCATTCAAGATACCAAAACAATCAGCGTCCATCATGACCTTCGAAATACACTTTCCATGCTCTTGAATCAGGAAGCTGAGCAAGTCATTGTATTGGATCACTCAGGCAATGAATTAGGTGCGATTACCATCGATCGTGTCCAAAAATATCTTCACTATGAGATCAAGGGCAAACCTTCCCCGGCTGTGAAAGGATGA
- a CDS encoding HAD hydrolase-like protein produces MGFMELDAVIFDMDGTLFQTNQILEMSLEDTFERLRSFGSWKGETPIEKYREMMGVPLPKVWEVLLPEHSDDVRKSMNEYFQRRLIENIQQGNGELYPHVIEVLTFLKQKQLKLFIASNGLTAYLQAIVHHFRLDRWVDETFSIEQIQSLHKSDLVEMILVKHSINKAAVIGDRLSDINAAKDNGLISVGCRFDFSQEEELVQADAVIDDLGELKELFPFCDGVNTALAFK; encoded by the coding sequence ATGGGGTTTATGGAGCTTGATGCAGTGATTTTTGATATGGATGGTACGTTATTTCAGACAAATCAAATACTGGAAATGTCTCTGGAAGATACATTTGAAAGATTGAGGTCATTCGGATCATGGAAAGGGGAAACCCCGATTGAGAAGTACCGTGAAATGATGGGTGTGCCACTACCCAAAGTATGGGAGGTATTGTTACCGGAACACTCAGATGATGTGAGGAAAAGTATGAATGAATATTTTCAAAGAAGGCTGATTGAAAACATTCAACAGGGAAACGGTGAACTATATCCACATGTAATCGAAGTATTAACCTTTTTAAAACAAAAACAATTGAAGCTATTCATCGCAAGTAATGGGTTAACCGCCTATCTGCAAGCAATCGTGCATCATTTTCGCTTGGATCGCTGGGTGGATGAAACATTCAGCATAGAACAAATTCAATCTTTACATAAATCAGATTTGGTTGAAATGATTTTGGTGAAACATTCGATAAACAAAGCTGCAGTGATCGGTGACCGGCTTTCTGATATCAATGCTGCAAAAGATAATGGTTTGATTTCTGTTGGATGCCGCTTTGATTTTTCTCAAGAGGAAGAGCTTGTACAGGCAGATGCAGTCATAGATGATTTAGGGGAATTAAAGGAACTATTTCCTTTTTGTGATGGGGTAAACACTGCCCTTGCTTTTAAATAA
- a CDS encoding ABC transporter permease, protein MNNKKLVSRIVRYFVYALVIAFFAWAIMNQYFNYIFSETNTFLLLLKQHFQLVLVSSLLAIAVAVPIGILITRKSFRRAEWAVSNTVNFGQTIPSLAVLALTISILGIGFKTAIFALFIYSLLPIYRNTVAGIDSIDDNLIDAARGMGMTPSQILFKIELPNAAYSILAGIRTAVVLNIGTAALAYVVGGGGLGVWIFTGIQLFDNGYLISGAIPVTLLAIVVDYLLRLLERLVVSDGIKQTGEM, encoded by the coding sequence ATGAATAATAAGAAACTAGTCAGCCGTATTGTACGCTATTTTGTGTATGCACTGGTGATCGCCTTTTTTGCGTGGGCGATAATGAATCAATATTTTAACTATATCTTCAGTGAAACCAATACATTTTTGTTGCTGTTAAAGCAGCACTTCCAGCTTGTGCTGGTATCTTCTCTACTGGCAATAGCAGTTGCTGTTCCTATAGGAATATTAATTACAAGGAAATCGTTCAGAAGAGCAGAGTGGGCTGTTTCGAACACTGTTAACTTTGGACAGACCATTCCCAGCCTTGCTGTACTTGCACTTACGATCAGCATTCTTGGTATAGGATTTAAAACAGCGATTTTTGCACTGTTTATCTATTCTCTGCTGCCAATATACAGAAACACAGTAGCAGGTATTGACTCAATTGATGACAATTTAATAGACGCGGCAAGAGGGATGGGTATGACTCCATCACAAATTCTTTTTAAAATCGAACTACCGAATGCAGCTTATTCCATTTTGGCAGGGATCAGGACTGCTGTTGTATTGAATATTGGAACAGCGGCGCTTGCTTATGTTGTCGGGGGCGGTGGACTCGGAGTCTGGATCTTCACAGGCATACAGCTTTTCGATAACGGTTATTTGATTTCAGGGGCCATTCCTGTGACCCTTCTGGCGATAGTAGTCGATTATCTGCTGAGACTGCTGGAACGCTTGGTCGTTTCTGACGGAATTAAGCAAACCGGCGAAATGTAA
- a CDS encoding N-acetyltransferase has translation MATIRELSTEADWIAAYPVMNQLRKHLTQEEFLELVKEAAATEGYKLAALYKEERIVAVTGFMPMLTLYNGRFIWVCDLVTDSNERSKGYGDKLLCYVERWAKERDYEIVSLSSGLQRLDAHRFYEKKMDYKKKSFVFLKEL, from the coding sequence ATGGCAACGATCAGAGAATTGAGTACAGAAGCAGATTGGATTGCTGCTTACCCTGTGATGAATCAGCTCAGGAAGCATTTGACTCAGGAAGAATTTCTTGAATTGGTTAAGGAAGCGGCTGCCACTGAAGGTTACAAACTTGCAGCCCTCTATAAAGAGGAAAGAATCGTGGCAGTCACTGGGTTCATGCCAATGCTTACATTATATAACGGAAGATTTATTTGGGTATGTGATTTAGTGACTGATTCCAATGAGCGCTCAAAAGGTTATGGTGATAAACTGTTATGCTATGTCGAGAGGTGGGCTAAAGAGAGAGATTATGAAATCGTTTCTCTATCCTCCGGTCTGCAGCGGCTGGATGCGCATCGATTTTATGAAAAGAAGATGGATTATAAGAAAAAAAGTTTTGTGTTTTTAAAAGAGCTATAA
- a CDS encoding NAD(FAD)-utilizing dehydrogenase translates to MNLNNDARIHMIDIGKELENRVCGLDEGNECTCEGTCSKYAGFAGLGKSEGKFNYTNAFGGELHRKIGEDHALHLMEEVDEILCQFGGSAREKYSTENVYISEKAKRHGLHVLSTEVRHLGSGLAHEIFHNMYQIMREQMSFTFETRVETVKKTGKGFELHTNRGIFKTGRVVIGTGMSGSIWLKSMMESFGVYPGETRLDMGYRVEMKGDQLQSILQDTFETKLKIVRDQYEATTYCMNPRGRIIRKYQNGLVMPDGQNALEKDTPSANLNFTLFVPKYYSSYEEALDTAKNVIGGINNGKDRIVVQRLGDFIKNRKTETLAHNEVEPSLEAEGGDARIQVPDCYGSVLIDFLHALEGLIGEEIHRDTLIYGLDAKFYEPKFSTNAYLESEVPGVYLIGDCSGVTHSLSQAAASGIYLGKHFAFN, encoded by the coding sequence ATGAATTTGAATAATGATGCACGAATACATATGATTGATATCGGTAAAGAGTTAGAGAATAGAGTGTGCGGTCTCGATGAAGGAAATGAGTGTACATGCGAAGGAACATGCAGCAAGTACGCGGGTTTTGCTGGACTCGGGAAGTCAGAAGGGAAATTTAATTATACGAACGCCTTCGGCGGTGAACTTCATAGGAAAATCGGAGAAGATCATGCACTTCATTTGATGGAGGAAGTGGATGAGATCCTATGTCAGTTTGGCGGCAGCGCCAGGGAAAAATACAGCACAGAGAATGTATATATTTCTGAAAAAGCAAAACGGCATGGTTTGCATGTCCTATCGACGGAGGTGCGGCATTTAGGATCGGGTTTAGCACATGAAATCTTTCATAACATGTATCAAATCATGCGTGAACAGATGTCTTTTACATTTGAAACAAGGGTGGAAACTGTTAAGAAGACCGGTAAGGGATTTGAACTTCACACGAATCGGGGAATATTCAAGACTGGCCGCGTTGTGATAGGTACCGGAATGAGCGGCAGTATCTGGCTGAAAAGCATGATGGAATCATTTGGTGTCTATCCTGGAGAAACCCGTTTGGATATGGGATACCGGGTGGAGATGAAAGGTGATCAGCTGCAGTCTATTCTGCAAGACACCTTCGAAACAAAGTTGAAAATCGTGAGGGATCAATACGAAGCGACTACCTACTGCATGAATCCCCGCGGCAGAATCATACGTAAATATCAAAACGGTCTAGTCATGCCTGATGGACAAAATGCACTTGAGAAAGATACTCCGAGTGCAAATCTGAATTTCACGTTGTTTGTTCCAAAGTACTATTCTTCATACGAAGAGGCTTTGGATACAGCAAAAAATGTCATCGGAGGAATCAACAACGGAAAAGACAGGATCGTTGTTCAGCGGCTTGGTGATTTCATAAAGAACAGGAAAACAGAAACACTTGCTCATAATGAAGTGGAGCCATCCCTTGAGGCTGAAGGGGGAGATGCACGCATTCAAGTACCTGATTGTTATGGAAGTGTGTTAATCGATTTTTTACATGCATTGGAAGGTTTAATAGGTGAAGAGATTCACAGGGATACACTTATCTATGGGCTGGATGCGAAATTTTATGAACCGAAGTTCTCTACGAACGCATATTTGGAAAGTGAGGTTCCGGGTGTTTATTTAATCGGTGATTGTTCGGGAGTTACACACTCGCTTTCTCAGGCTGCCGCAAGCGGCATATATCTAGGCAAACACTTTGCATTCAACTAA
- a CDS encoding sugar O-acetyltransferase: MKSEKQKMIDGELYEPWDEGLVKERESARKLVRQFNSTIETDYDERVALIKELFGSTGDKVYMEPNFRCDYGYNIHVGDNFFANFDCVILDVCEVRFGANCMLAPGVHIYTAAHPVNPYERIKGPEFGKPVTIGNNAWIGGGAIINPGVTIGDNVVVASGSVVTKDVSSNVVVGGNPARVLKEIDLNNPN, translated from the coding sequence ATGAAATCGGAAAAACAGAAAATGATCGACGGCGAGTTATATGAACCCTGGGATGAAGGGTTAGTCAAAGAGAGGGAAAGTGCAAGGAAATTGGTAAGACAGTTTAATTCAACAATTGAAACAGATTATGATGAACGTGTGGCACTAATAAAGGAACTGTTCGGTTCTACTGGAGATAAAGTCTATATGGAGCCTAATTTCAGGTGTGATTACGGATATAACATTCATGTCGGGGACAACTTCTTTGCGAATTTTGATTGTGTCATCCTTGATGTATGTGAAGTCAGATTTGGCGCTAATTGTATGCTCGCACCAGGGGTGCATATTTATACCGCAGCACATCCGGTCAATCCCTATGAACGTATCAAGGGACCTGAATTTGGTAAGCCGGTTACCATTGGGAATAATGCATGGATTGGCGGAGGTGCAATCATTAATCCGGGTGTGACAATTGGAGACAATGTGGTGGTTGCTTCTGGATCCGTCGTGACAAAGGACGTATCTTCAAATGTAGTGGTTGGAGGAAACCCTGCGAGAGTACTAAAAGAAATTGATTTGAACAATCCGAATTAA